One Mycolicibacterium crocinum DNA window includes the following coding sequences:
- a CDS encoding DUF732 domain-containing protein, which yields MIKGLLTAAAAAGAIALVGAPAAWAITNAEADYIKDLTSAGIAGDQAALIADGHTICSALAQGADPNELSQTYFKNSGSISHAQADAAINFAKTDLCPAG from the coding sequence ATGATCAAAGGTTTGTTGACGGCGGCTGCTGCCGCCGGAGCCATCGCGCTCGTCGGCGCGCCCGCTGCCTGGGCGATCACCAACGCCGAGGCCGACTACATCAAGGACCTGACCAGCGCCGGTATCGCCGGTGACCAGGCGGCCCTGATCGCCGACGGCCACACCATCTGCTCGGCGCTCGCGCAGGGTGCGGATCCGAACGAGCTGTCGCAGACCTACTTCAAGAACTCCGGGTCGATCAGCCACGCTCAGGCGGATGCGGCGATCAACTTCGCCAAGACCGATCTGTGCCCCGCGGGCTGA